A region from the Mucilaginibacter sp. CSA2-8R genome encodes:
- a CDS encoding family 78 glycoside hydrolase catalytic domain encodes MRQQIKHFFLLLTALLLGKQTFATDVALQKLRCEMLVNPQGIDVTQPRLSWQINSSARNIKQTAYEVLVASSLTKLAANQGDLWTSGKVNSGESIMVNYQGKALKSGSPCFWKVKVYTTNGESSWSQPARWSMGLLQPAEWKAKWIGWEKGFAWDSIAKFSRLSARYYRKEFAVASQVKRATVYISGLGHYELYVNGKAIGDQVLAEMPTDYNKSVQYSTYDVTANVKAGKNAVAAVLGNGRYFTMRPIYKPKKVKEFGFPKMLLQLDIEYQDGHHQLVVSDQTWRMTADGPIRSNNEYDGEEYDARKELVGWNKVGYQSAQWFKPELVPVPTGKLVAQMSEPIKVMQTLKPQKITELKPGIWIMDMGQNMTGWIKFKVKGKRGDKVTLRFAETLQKDGSLYVANLRDAKVTDIYTLKGGAEEIWHPVFVFHGFRYVEVTGYPGKPTASNFTGEVVYDALATIGSFETSNDVINQVYKNTWWGVAGNYKGMPIDCPQRNERMPWLGDRATGSLGESFIFDNEKLYAKWLIDIEESQTPEGAIPDVAPAYWNYYSDNMTWPGTYILIADMLYKQYGDVRPIELHYTSMKKWLTYMRTKYMKDYIVTKDKYGDWCVPPESLELIHAKDSSRTTDGHLIATAYYHRMLFLMKRFAKLLNKEQDAQEFSALSVKIADAFNAKFYNAQTQQYDNGTVTANLLPLYFDITPVANRKAVFNNIVQRVLTTDKGHIGTGVIGTQWLMRCLTEYGRPDLSYRLATNKDYPSWGYMAERGATTIWELWNGDTANPSMNSGNHVMLLGDLIVWYYQNLAAIKAGINQPGFKQIIMKPTMVDGLKYVTASYQTPYGLVKSAWKKGGDFTWNISIPANSTALISIPAKSIDEVTEGGRKAATAEGLKFVKMDGSMAVFEAGSGNYSFKSAL; translated from the coding sequence ATGAGGCAGCAGATTAAACACTTTTTTTTATTACTAACAGCGTTACTGCTGGGCAAACAAACATTTGCGACAGATGTTGCGCTGCAAAAACTGCGTTGCGAAATGCTGGTTAATCCGCAAGGAATTGATGTTACCCAGCCACGGCTCAGCTGGCAAATCAATAGCAGTGCCCGTAACATTAAGCAAACGGCTTATGAGGTGCTGGTAGCATCATCGTTAACCAAACTTGCAGCAAATCAGGGAGATTTATGGACTTCGGGCAAGGTGAATTCCGGCGAGTCTATCATGGTCAACTACCAGGGCAAAGCCTTAAAAAGCGGATCACCTTGTTTTTGGAAAGTAAAGGTTTACACCACTAACGGCGAGAGCAGCTGGAGCCAGCCGGCCCGTTGGAGCATGGGACTTTTACAGCCGGCCGAATGGAAAGCCAAGTGGATTGGATGGGAAAAAGGCTTTGCCTGGGACAGTATTGCCAAGTTTTCGAGGTTGTCTGCCAGATATTACCGCAAGGAGTTTGCGGTTGCCAGTCAGGTAAAGCGTGCTACGGTATACATTTCAGGCTTAGGTCATTATGAGCTTTATGTAAACGGCAAGGCAATTGGCGACCAGGTGTTGGCCGAGATGCCTACCGATTACAATAAATCGGTACAGTACAGTACGTACGATGTAACTGCTAATGTAAAGGCAGGCAAAAATGCCGTTGCAGCGGTGTTGGGTAACGGCCGGTATTTTACCATGCGGCCTATCTATAAACCCAAAAAAGTAAAAGAATTTGGTTTTCCAAAAATGCTTTTACAGTTAGATATTGAGTACCAGGATGGTCATCATCAATTAGTGGTAAGCGACCAAACCTGGCGGATGACGGCTGATGGCCCCATCCGCAGCAATAATGAGTATGATGGTGAGGAGTACGATGCCCGTAAAGAATTAGTAGGCTGGAATAAGGTGGGCTATCAAAGTGCCCAGTGGTTTAAGCCCGAGTTGGTGCCGGTACCCACCGGCAAATTAGTTGCGCAAATGAGCGAGCCCATTAAAGTAATGCAAACGCTCAAGCCTCAAAAAATAACAGAGCTTAAGCCCGGCATCTGGATAATGGACATGGGGCAGAACATGACCGGCTGGATTAAATTTAAAGTAAAAGGCAAGCGCGGCGACAAAGTCACCCTGCGCTTTGCCGAAACCCTGCAAAAAGATGGCAGCTTGTATGTGGCTAACCTGCGGGATGCCAAGGTAACCGACATTTATACACTCAAAGGCGGTGCCGAAGAAATCTGGCACCCGGTTTTCGTTTTCCACGGTTTCAGGTACGTAGAAGTAACCGGTTATCCGGGTAAGCCGACAGCAAGCAATTTTACCGGCGAGGTCGTATACGATGCATTGGCTACCATCGGTAGTTTCGAGACATCAAACGATGTCATCAATCAGGTTTACAAAAATACCTGGTGGGGCGTAGCCGGTAATTATAAAGGTATGCCGATTGACTGCCCGCAGCGTAACGAGCGCATGCCTTGGCTGGGTGACCGCGCCACAGGTTCGTTAGGAGAGAGCTTTATCTTTGACAATGAAAAATTGTACGCCAAATGGCTGATTGATATTGAAGAGTCGCAAACACCCGAAGGTGCAATACCAGATGTGGCCCCGGCGTACTGGAATTATTATAGCGACAACATGACCTGGCCCGGCACCTACATTCTGATTGCCGACATGCTGTACAAGCAATACGGCGATGTGCGCCCGATTGAGCTGCATTATACTTCCATGAAAAAGTGGCTCACCTATATGCGCACTAAGTACATGAAGGATTATATCGTTACCAAAGACAAATACGGCGACTGGTGCGTACCGCCCGAATCTCTGGAACTCATTCATGCTAAAGATAGCAGTCGTACGACCGATGGGCATCTAATTGCCACAGCATATTATCATCGCATGCTGTTTTTGATGAAGCGCTTTGCCAAGCTGCTCAATAAAGAACAGGATGCGCAGGAGTTTTCGGCACTGTCGGTTAAAATTGCAGACGCGTTTAATGCTAAGTTTTATAATGCACAAACGCAGCAATACGACAACGGTACGGTAACCGCTAATCTGCTGCCTTTATATTTTGACATTACCCCGGTGGCTAACCGTAAGGCCGTGTTTAACAATATTGTGCAGCGGGTATTAACTACTGATAAAGGGCACATTGGTACCGGTGTTATCGGTACTCAATGGCTAATGCGCTGCTTAACCGAATATGGCCGGCCCGACTTGTCCTATCGTTTAGCCACCAATAAAGACTATCCGAGCTGGGGCTACATGGCCGAGCGTGGTGCAACTACTATTTGGGAATTATGGAACGGCGATACGGCCAATCCGAGCATGAACTCCGGTAACCACGTGATGTTGTTAGGTGATTTAATTGTGTGGTATTATCAAAACCTCGCCGCTATCAAAGCCGGCATCAATCAGCCTGGCTTTAAGCAAATCATCATGAAGCCGACTATGGTTGACGGGTTGAAATATGTCACCGCATCATACCAAACGCCTTACGGCTTGGTAAAAAGCGCCTGGAAAAAAGGGGGTGACTTTACCTGGAATATCAGCATCCCGGCCAACTCAACCGCTTTAATTTCTATTCCTGCAAAATCAATAGACGAGGTTACCGAGGGCGGTAGGAAGGCAGCAACAGCCGAAGGTTTGAAGTTTGTAAAAATGGACGGCAGTATGGCCGTTTTCGAAGCAGGTTCGGGTAACTATAGTTTTAAGTCGGCTTTATAG
- a CDS encoding DUF3826 domain-containing protein, giving the protein MRKSFKSLFTSIAALLLVAVAAHAQTAATTDAKTALSLEARVKSDQEADKKAGEWVASLALNDAKKEAAVKELIATHLKAVRDWNNDHPYTTVPAGINPYTGNPLTNTDRQVIAISAMPKTIHETLMTGIRQNLTEQQVEAVLDKYTIGKVAFTLNGYKSIVPNLTEQEEKVLVDNLKKAREQAIDYKNMTQISAIFEIYKTKNEQYLNTHGRNWHDMFKAYTDGVKAKKAAAKAAEAQKTAQ; this is encoded by the coding sequence ATGAGAAAGTCTTTTAAGTCATTATTTACTTCTATTGCAGCCTTGCTTTTAGTGGCGGTTGCAGCACATGCACAAACTGCTGCGACTACTGATGCCAAAACAGCGCTGAGCTTAGAGGCCCGCGTTAAGTCGGACCAGGAAGCAGATAAAAAAGCAGGAGAGTGGGTCGCATCGTTGGCTCTTAACGACGCCAAAAAGGAAGCAGCCGTAAAGGAATTGATTGCCACGCATCTTAAGGCCGTCCGCGATTGGAATAACGATCACCCTTATACCACCGTTCCTGCAGGCATCAACCCTTATACAGGTAACCCACTAACCAATACAGACCGGCAGGTTATTGCTATTTCGGCTATGCCTAAAACTATTCATGAAACGTTAATGACGGGTATACGGCAAAATTTGACTGAGCAGCAGGTAGAAGCAGTTTTAGACAAGTACACGATTGGCAAAGTTGCTTTTACGCTGAACGGTTATAAATCTATCGTGCCCAACCTGACAGAGCAGGAAGAAAAAGTGTTAGTCGACAATTTAAAGAAAGCCCGCGAACAGGCTATCGACTATAAAAACATGACGCAAATTTCGGCCATCTTCGAGATTTATAAAACTAAAAACGAGCAGTATTTAAACACCCACGGCCGTAACTGGCATGATATGTTTAAGGCCTACACCGATGGCGTTAAGGCAAAAAAGGCAGCTGCTAAAGCAGCGGAGGCACAAAAAACTGCCCAATAA